Proteins encoded together in one Amblyraja radiata isolate CabotCenter1 chromosome 11, sAmbRad1.1.pri, whole genome shotgun sequence window:
- the LOC116978577 gene encoding protocadherin gamma-C5-like, which yields MAYRPRFAFTVFVCMFTKCAPGLISGQMHYSIPEEMEQGAFVGNIAEDLGLNVWQLSARKLRLKSDNGGRYLKVNLESGILSLRERVDREGICGQDDKCTIPFETILENPSEVHRGKIEIFDVNDNAPTFPHSSIVLQISEASAPGVRFRLESADDADIGINTVAVYTISSSAYFSLKTQKTDDGFIIAELLLEKSLDREIQSSFQLLFTVTDGGTPQRSGTTQILISVLDVNDNQPVFDRDVYRGSVSENSTKGTSVMKVKANDMDEDQNAKITYLFSDVAVRKARHFFSLDPDTGEIRIEGPLDFEQANGYALDVKAVDHGSPAMTGHSKVLIKVIDVNDNAPEIEMTSASNKIPENAPTGTFVTLISVMDRDSGENGQVRCQIPNNIPFKLQSAKDHYTLITSEMFDREVISAYKILISAWDKGSPSLSANITIEIIISDVNDNTPRFAEASYNIYVMENNAPGASIFTVTATDPDLEQNSYVSYAFLENQVKNLPVSTYLTINSMNGTIYALRSFDYENLKNFQIHVQARDAGVPPLSSSATVNVIVLDQNDNAPVFVSPSEQGGSATEEIVPRSAGQGYLVAKIMATDADSGQNARLFYQMVKSTDPSLFNVGQNSGEIRNVRNILQSDATTQTLVILVKDNGQPSLSCAVTMNIRVLENSTEAMSESSTLVKNPGFFTDPNVYLIVIFSCTSAVFLLIIVLLIGIKCKQDRSIIQGYISPSYCYNRGVSQGTFNGRAVMEETLRYPGTGRVARVPESHQYSVCLSPESAKSDFLFLKPCGAPISQSQ from the coding sequence ATGGCGTACCGACCGAGGTTTGCCTTCactgtgtttgtgtgcatgtttACGAAATGTGCACCTGGTCTAATTTCCGGGCAAATGCATTATTCTATTCCCGAGGAAATGGAGCAGGGGGCATTTGTTGGGAATATCGCCGAGGATTTGGGGCTTAATGTATGGCAATTGTCTGCTCGCAAATTACGACTGAAGTCTGATAATGGCGGACGGTACCTGAAGGTTAATTTGGAGAGTGGAATATTGTCTCTTCGTGAAAGAGTCGACAGGGAAGGTATTTGCGGACAGGACGATAAGTGTACTATACCTTTCGAAACAATACTGGAAAATCCTTCCGAGGTGCATCGCGGAAAAATCGAGATTTTTGATGTAAATGACAATGCGCCCACTTTCCCGCACAGCAGCATTGTCCTCCAGATATCGGAAGCGAGCGCACCCGGTGTACGTTTCCGTCTCGAGAGCGCGGATGATGCTGATATTGGAATAAATACCGTGGCCGTCTACACAATCAGTTCCAGTGCGTACTTTAGTCTAAAAACACAGAAAACCGATGACGGGTTTATAATCGCCGAGTTGCTGTTGGAGAAATCTTTGGACCGAGAGATACAATCATCATTTCAACTCTTGTTTACTGTGACTGACGGCGGGACCCCTCAGAGATCAGGCACAACTCAGATTCTCATTTCGGTGTTGGACGTCAATGATAATCAGCCTGTGTTCGATCGTGATGTTTACAGGGGAAGCGTAAGCGAGAACTCCACCAAAGGTACCTCAGTGATGAAAGTCAAAGCAAATGATATGGATGAAGACCAGAATGCTAAGATAAcatatttgtttagtgatgttgccGTGCGAAAAGCTCGTCATTTCTTCAGTTTAGACCCAGATACCGGGGAGATTCGCATTGAAGGGCCCTTGGATTTTGAACAAGCAAACGGCTATGCTCTAGATGTTAAAGCTGTGGACCACGGCTCGCCTGCAATGACTGGACACTCCAAAGTGCTGATCAAAGTAATTGATGTGAACGATAATGCACCCGAGATAGAGATGACATCAGCTTCCAACAAAATCCCGGAAAATGCTCCGACAGGAACTTTCGTAACGTTGATAAGTGTTATGGATCGAGATTCTGGCGAGAACGGCCAAGTCCGCTGCCAGATCCCAAATAACATTCCATTTAAATTGCAATCAGCGAAGGATCATTACACATTAATTACCAGTGAAATGTTTGATCGTGAAGTGATATCTGCGTACAAAATACTTATCTCAGCTTGGGACAAGGGGTCGCCATCACTGTCCGCAAATATAACCATTGAGATTATAATTTCAGACGTTAATGATAACACTCCACGGTTTGCTGAAGCTTCCTACAACATTTATGTCATGGAAAATAATGCTCCGGGTGCGTCCATTTTCACAGTAACTGCAACGGATCCTGATCTGGAGCAGAATTCCTATGTTTCCTACGCTTTTCTGGAGAATCAAGTCAAAAACTTGCCAGTGTCCACTTACCTGACCATTAACTCAATGAACGGAACAATTTACGCGCTGCGCTCGTTTGACTATGAGAATCTCAAAAACTTCCAGATACACGTTCAAGCCCGTGATGCTGGGGTGCCTCCGTTGAGTAGCAGCGCCACGGTGAATGTGATCGTCCTGGATCAAAATGACAACGCCCCGGTATTTGTTTCACCTTCGGAACAAGGTGGATCAGCAACAGAGGAGATCGTGCCCCGGTCAGCCGGTCAAGGGTACTTGGTCGCCAAGATAATGGCAACTGATGCAGATTCTGGTCAGAATGCGCGGCTCTTTTATCAGATGGTGAAATCTACCGATCCCAGTTTGTTCAACGTTGGGCAAAATTCCGGTGAAATCAGAAATGTGCGCAATATTTTGCAGTCAGATGCGACTACACAAACTCTGGTCATCTTGGTTAAGGACAATGGGCAGCCAAGCCTTTCCTGCGCCGTTACAATGAACATTAGAGTTTTGGAGAACAGCACTGAAGCAATGTCCGAAAGCAGTACCTTAGTGAAAAATCCGGGGTTTTTTACTGATCCAAATGTTTATTTAATCGTCATTTTCAGTTGCACGTCCGCTGTCTTTCTTCTCATCATCGTTCTGTTGATTGGCATCAAGTGTAAACAGGACAGAAGTATTATCCAAGGGTATATCTCCCCCAGTTATTGTTACAATCGTGGAGTTTCGCAGGGCACGTTTAATGGAAGAGCCGTCATGGAGGAAACTTTACGCTATCCTGGGACAGGCCGGGTAGCCCGTGTGCCAGAATCTCATCAGTACTCTGTCTGCCTGTCTCCAGAGTCAGCTAAAAGCGATTTTCTCTTCTTGAAGCCATGCGGAGCACCTATCTCCCAGTCTCAATGA